The Vitis vinifera cultivar Pinot Noir 40024 chromosome 7, ASM3070453v1 genomic interval GGGGCTCTTTACAAAGCATCTGCTAGCAGTGCAGCAATGGTTTCAGATTATGTCGGTTATCTTGAAAATGGGGCAAATCCCTCCCAACCATATATCTTGTCAACTCTCAAGTTTCTTTGAACATCGAAGGAAGCAAGTACACGATTGACATGGTAAGGGGAGGACCAGGAAGCTATAGACTCAGGATGAATGAGTCTGAGATAGAATCAGAGATACACACATTACGTGATGGTGGAAATAGTCATATTATCTATGCCGAGGAAGAAGCAGCTGGAACTCGCCTTCTCATTGGTGGGAGGACTTGCTTGCTTCAGAATGATCATGATCCATCTAAGTTAGTCCCAGAGACACCATGCAAGCTGCTACGGCACTTGTTGATGCTGACACACCGTATGCAGAGGTTGAGGTTATGAAGATGTGTATGCCACTTCTTTCGCCTGCCTCTGGAATTATTCAATTTAAGATGTCTGAAGGTTAAGCAATGCAGGCTGGTGAGCTTATAGCAAGACTTGATCTAGATGATCCTTCTGCTGTAAGGAAAGTAGAGCCTTTCCATGGGAGCTTTCCAATTTTAAGGCCTCCCACTGTTATTTCTGGGAAAATTCATCAGAGATGTGCGGCAAGCATAAATGCGGCTCGGATGATCCTTACAGGCTACGACCATAACATTGATGAAGTGGTGCAAAACTTGTTGAGTTGTCTTGATAGTCCTGAACTCCTTTTCCTTCAGTGGCAAGAGTGCTTGGCTGTTTTGGCAACCCTCCTTTCCAAAGATCTCCGaaacgaattggaatcaaaATATAAGGAGTTAGAAGGGATATCGAGCTCCCAGAATGTTGAGTTCTCTGCCACATTGTTGCGGGGTGTTCTCGATGCGCATCTATGCTCCTGTCCTGATAAAGAAAAAGGAGCCCAAGAAAGGCTTGTTGAGCCTTTGATGAGTCTTGTGAAGTCCTATGAAGGTGGAAGGTATGGTAGCCTTATTTTTTGGAACGAACCTCACTGATGTTTTAATTACAGGTGGCAATGGAATCCTCAATGGTCAGGGTCAATACTGGTGGGACAAGTTCCGTGCCAAAAGGTTTAATGACACACGGCCCTACTTGATTGAAATCATGTTATCAAACCTCACACTGATCGATTCTCCGTCACCACCAGGACAGATGAATGGTAAAGCTCCATTGGATATGTCAAGAtctcaccaattttttttaatggctCTGCTTCTGAGATGAATGCACATGGAAGCTTTGAAGACGAGAGGGAGGAGCTGAGTAGGAGCAGAAGAGAGGATCAAGTGAACAGTAAGAGTGGCAGCTGGGTTCTATGAAGTCAGCCATGAAACCTGGACCTCCCAATAAACATTTGTCAAGGGGAAAAGATCGAACACAAAAAGAAACCAGCAGAGTCGGTGAAGAGCCCAGTTGTTCGAACAGTGGTGGTTGCGCCCTGAGGACACTGTACCCACCTGGAACAATGCCGCCAGCAAAATCGATCATCACCAGGCGGCTCGGGTGATTGGGACTGGGACTTTTAGGTGTGGGACTGCTATCGTTGAAGGGGAGGATTTTATTGCCGAGAATATCACTTTTGAGAACTCTTCTCCTGAGGTTTCTTGGGTGGCAGGATACCTTGTATTTGCATTACGGAAAACAATATCTGAAAGATTGCTATATTGAAGGAAGTGTGGAATTCATCTTTGGGAAAAGGACTGCTCTGTTGGAGCATTGTCATGTTCACTGCAAGTCAGCGGGATTCATAATAGCACAAAGTAAGAAATCTTCTCAGGAATCAACTGGCTATGTATTCCTCAGTGGCTATGCATTGGAAAATTTATGGGAAGCTGAATTTTTAATAAGGAAATATCGTGGTTGCATGAGATATTTTTTGGAGGACAGAATCATGCATTCCATATATTGGCAACCACACTTTCCATACTAAAAAAAAGCCACGCACGACTGGGGAAGACGCactttccaaataaaaataaggcaACTTGTACATACATAAAGGGTGAGGCTGCCATATAAATAGGGATGAGGAATTTATTTGACAGGGGGAGAGAAGTTTTTTTCCAGAGAGGACACGGACAGGAATTTTGGAGGAGAGCAGGGGACTTCGGACGGGGATCGGGCTGGCACTTTGACACATCAAGAGAGTATTTTTTTGGGAGACAACACAGGTTAGTTTTCGTTTTCGATAGAGCactttttttagtttagattttatttcattagtttaattaattttttgtgataaattcttttaaatctcaatttgtacaattttttatttttcttaaattaaacacctctttttttttttgtgattgtaGTTCATTAGTCTCAtgctagtttattttaatttatataatagtttaaataaagtttgtgtttttaattccagCTTGTTcagttttaatttgtttttagtttaaatatatttgttgatcttaattctttagtttaaataatcatatcaaataaagtttgtgtttttaattctatttagtttagttttaatttgtttttagtttaaatgcatttgttgatcttaattctttagtttaaataatcatatcaaataaagtttgtgtttttaattctagttagtttagttttaatttttttgttagtttaaatgcatttactaatcttaattcattagtttaaataatcgtGTCAACTAAAGTGTGTGTTTTTAATTCTAGTTAGTTtggttttaatttgtttttagtctaaatgcatttgttgattttaattcatcagtttaaataatcttattaaatagagtttaatttcaatttcaatttagttttaatttaatttattttataatttgaatgtgtttatgattttaattcaattgtttgattaatCCTCTTAAAtaaattccatatttttaattctcattttagtttagttttaatttgctgatttatttatttgttttagtttaaatgtatttgcaatttcaatttgatagtTTAGCCAATCTTATTAGATAGTGttgatgtttttaattctaatttaatccagtattagttatttttagtttgaatgtgtttgtgCGTTTTTTATTtcgttaattttgattttaatccatttatatccaattttgtagttgattataattttagttaattaatttagttaatcgcgtgttatttttttcatgtcttAAGTatggtaattttaattttgatccatcaatatttagttttagtgtttttagagttttggttaattaatttagtcaatcacatgttattattttcatattttgagtATGGCATATTTTGGTATTGatctattaatatttaatttgagttttcaggaattttaaataatcaatCTAGTTAATTGCatattattgtttttcatatttttaagattgctaaattttgttttttttatttatcatattttgttagGATACtaatttactttaattaatcCCACATTATTGTCTCCATATGCTAAGTTTGTTGACTCTAATCtttgattgtttttattttattttaattcatgtgtTTCCTGAAATCTAGATGTTAGTCttagataatatttttgttagtttgtttgattaggaaATCATAAATTTGTTGCTTTAGTGATTGTTGGTCAAATCCTTTTTTTCCGAACGCCATTGGAAAACCATGAAGTTGGCCCTACTCTCACCAGTTTAATTGGCATGATTgtctaaatctttattttgtgattgccgttttcttttgttttggttggtattttgttttctatgttttgttattttaaaaattaatttcttttattttaaaacaaaacactttttctcaaaagatccctttaaagaaatctattttaaaaagtaaattcatttagagtctttagaatcaaaatccttttttaaaaaaataatatgcaaccatatcttgatcTGTTCACATCCTtcttagttttcaataaaaattttggttttgaacaaaacacgaatcaaagtttgtggtcccaaataaatagGATAATTataggctaaattcgtgtatatcaatttggggaattggtgaaacccctacataagaaaatcttttcaaaacttatttttgctacTACCTTTGCCACTTGTTGTAACCATATTTACACATTTGTTAGGAATGATATAATTATTGATTATTTCGTATACTCTGGTCGTTTTGCTATACTAATTAGATAAGCATGTTaggatttcttattttattatttattatttaacccCCTATGTCCTGAAGAAGCGTATTATGAGTtgtctatgctatccaggtacgcctcCTAACACCCACCTTCTAAATTCTgtaaatatgattgtcattgTGAACTATGCCTATGTTTTATAGTGGTTGggtgtcttgatatttgttacATTGTTCGATTATTTATGGTAAAGTGCATGCTAGGTGATATACTATTTAAACTAACCTTTGAtgttttgtgatagcgcttaagaagtggtCCAAGTAcacaccctaaatcttctttatgatttgtgattggttttcttgtttatcatgctatttttcaaaatcacctagcctacctaggtatctataattaaccaattaattgtcacatttccctcaacttagttagtagagacctttatagggcttaaaggggtgctaccttttagagatacctttccaataggtaacctaatccccggacctagacttaTGTTTTTCAAAGAtacgcttttccaaaaactatggagtcactttttttagggttttctttcttattttattttcccttttaaaataaaataaaataagtgacaactccgacttttctaaaattaatttttcacaaataaaagcgAGTTTCGCCGATTGAGTGGAGACGCGCGTGAAAAATACGAGTCCATAGAGGCGTAAACAACAGATCCAGTAGGCTTGTTGTCCAGCCATTCCATGCAAGCACCAGTGATTGGCTTAAGAATGTTAAGGCCATAGTCTTTGTCATCTCCTAGCCGTTTATCTAAGTAAGCAGAGGGAAGGGTTGGGTTGATCGTCCTGAGCAGACAGATCTTCACCATCCAATCCACCACTTGGGAATTCAATGACAAACTTAGATTAACAAAAGAGTACCATACGCTTAATTTGCCCCAAAAGATTAAAAAtccatttgatagtaattttaggaagtatttgtaacttttttaGCACTTAAAATTTGTTATCAAAAGATTACTTTCAAATGCTAAAAAGATTGGAAAAAACTCCTTAGAATTAGTATCAAACAAGTTCTAAGTTATTAGCTGTAAGGTCAACTCAATTAGGATTTATCCTTGGAAAAGAGCACTTTGTTACCCTGATAAACGTTTTATTTGACCCAAAAGAGAAACTATTAAGTGATGAATCATTTAATGTCTCAACCTAAAAAGCTCCCACTAAAGCATGACTTTTTCTTTCTAACATAGTGTTATGTCTTTTCTAACTGAAAGGTTAAGTTATTAGATAATAAGTACTCGAGAATGTATATCGAGCCAACTTAGGGTAAAGTACCTTACCTTTTCCTTTAACTTGTAGAAGGTGTTGTAGAACACCCAGTCTACCTTCTCAATATTGGAGAACTGATTCACAACCATGTCGAAGAAAGCTGGGTAGGACTCGTAAAGATAAACAAAAGATGGCAGGTCACAGGCTTGAAGAGGGAACAATCCAGGAACCACAACTTTAAGCTTTGAAAGAGGAAGCTTGAGCATACCCTGGTGGACATAGTAGTATATGTTGTTAACTGTACAAGACTGAGTGAAAAACACAGTGCgaacccacatttttcacatacGCTCCTACTCGATCGAcgagactcgttttttatttgtgaaaaaattgttttggaaaagtcaaagtcgccacttattttattttattttaaaggaaaaataaaacaagaaataaaaccctaaaaaaagtgactccatattttttggaaaaacatgtctttaaaaaacccgagtcttggtctggggattaggttacctattgggaagatacctctaaaaggtagcacccttctaaaccctataaaggtctctactgactaagttgaagGAAATGtagcaattaattgattaattataggAATCTAAGTATgcaaggtgatttcaaaaattacatgcctaacaagaaaaccaatcacaatcataaCGAAGATTTAGGGTGCATACCTGGactgcttcttaagcgctatcacaaaacaTCAAAGGTTAGTTTAAATAGTATACCACCCAACATGCACTTTATCATAAATGATCAAACAATgtaacaaatatcaagacaccCAAGCATTATAAAACATAGGCATAGTTCAcaatgacaatcatatttacAGCATTTAGAAGGTAGGTGATAGGGGAACGTACCTAGATAACATAGATAACTCATAATACGCTTCCTCAGGACACGGGGGTTAGATAATAAGTAACAAAATAAGAAACCCTAACATGCTTATCTGATTAGTATAGCAAAACAATCAGAGTATACGAAATAATCAATTATCACTTATATTGGGTGCATAATTCCTAAAAATAGATAAACGTGATTTTAATAAGTATCAAAGGTGatagcaaaaataagttttgaaaagattttcttatataGGGGTTTCACTAATTCCCCAATCAATGtacacaaatctagcctagaatcatcccatttatttgggaccacaagttTTGATTCGTGTTTGATTCAAAACcgaaattttcattgaaaactgaAGGATGTGAACCGATCAAAACAttgttgcatattattttaagaaagtgagattttttattctaaggactctaaatgaattttcgAAATGCACTTTAAGGAagaacattttgagaaaatgtttgttttaaaaaaaaatgaaaggataaTTTTTAAAGGGCAATATTCAAGCATCAAACATGGGCaacccaaaagaaaacaaaatcacaaaagaaAAGTTTTAGAAACCAAACCGACTAAAGTGGTGAGAGTAGGGTCAACCTTCATGGGTTTCCAGTGGCcttcaaaaaaatgatttaaccAACAATCACTAAGGCAACAAACTAATAATTTCCAAATCAAACAAGCTATCAAAATATTATCCAAGGCTAACATCTAGATTTCAAGAAACATATGAATTAGGATAAAAACCAATCAAGGATTAAAGCCAACAAACTTAACATATGGAGACAATAATGTGGGATTAATTAAAGCAAATTAGTATActaacaaaatatgataaataaataaaaacaaaatttagcaatcttaaaaatatgaaaaacaataacATGCAATTAACTAGATTGATTATCTAAAATTCCCGAAAATTCAAACTAAATATTAATAGATCAATACCAAAATATGTCATactcaaaatatgaaaataataacatgtgattgactaaattaattaaccaaAACTCTAAAAACACTATACCTAAATATTGatggatcaaaattaaaattatcatacttaatacatgaaaataataacacgtgattaactaaattaattaactaaaattataatcaactacaaaattggatataaatggATTAGCAtcaatattaacaaaataaaaaacgcacaaacacattcaaactaaaaaaaaaaattaatactagattaaattagaattaaaaacatcaaCATCATCTAATAAAATTGGCTAAactatcaaattgaaattgcaaatatatttaaactagaacaaataaataaatcaataaattaaaactaaactaaaatcgaaattaaaacaaaaaaaacatgaaatttatcTAAGAGGTTTGgtcaaacaattgaattaaaataataaccgCATTCAAAttatagaataaattaaaattaaactaaattgaaattaaactcTATCtaataagattatttaaacaaatgaattaaaatcaaaaaatgcatttagactaaaaacatattaaaaccaAACTAACTAGaattaaaacacaaactttatttgacacgattatttaaactaataaattaagatcagtaaatgcatttaaactaaaaacaaattaaaattaaactaactagaattaaaaacacaaactttatttgatatgattatttaaactaaagaattaagatcaacaaatgcatttaaactaaaaacaaattaaaactaaactaactagaattaaaaacacaaactttatttgatatgattatttaaactaaagaattaagatcaacaaatacatttaaactaaaaacaaattaaaactaaacaagctagaattaaaaacacaaactttatttaaactatcatatagattaaaataaactagCATGGGACTAATGAACTAcaatcaccaaaaaaaaaaagatgt includes:
- the LOC104877840 gene encoding UDP-glycosyltransferase 74G1, whose product is MWVRTVFFTQSCTVNNIYYYVHQGMLKLPLSKLKVVVPGLFPLQACDLPSFVYLYESYPAFFDMVVNQFSNIEKVDWVFYNTFYKLKEKICLLRTINPTLPSAYLDKRLGDDKDYGLNILKPITGACMEWLDNKPTGSVVYASMDSYFSRASPLNRRNSLLFVKN